Genomic window (Fibrobacter sp. UWH6):
CTTCCCGGAGTCTTGAAGTTCAGATTCTCCGCCATCCAAACTTGTTTCCCCAGTTTGACGGTCTTGTATGACGTCCCGTCCCTTTCATCTACAAGGGCGCCCGCAAAGCACAGGGCCGTCAGCAACGAAACCCCGGCCATGACGCGGGGCAGAGACTTCAAAATCCGAGATGGTTTCCAGGTCATGGAGCAGCTCCTTTTCTTTGAATAAATCTAGATTCCATCCACCCCATAAAGCAAGACGTTCCATTCTGATTTTTCTACATTTTTCGCTCCATGGAACAGGAATTTTTGGAACAGGAAGATTACGAAGTCCGCATTGGAGCCTTCAACGGCCCCATGGACCTTCTGGTGTACCTTGTCCAGAAGAAGGAAGTTCCCCTGGAACAGATTTCCATTGCGGAAATTGCCGACCAGTTCTTGAAATGGGTGAACGTCTATAGCGAATCCACCAGCATGGACCTTTCCAAGGCAGGCGACTTTTTGTCGATGGCCAGCCGACTGATGGCGCTGAAGGTGCAGGAACTTTTGCCTGCCGAAGAACGCGACCCCGAAATGGAAGCGGAATACAACGAAGACCGCGAAGCCCTCATGAAGGAAATGCTGGAATACCAGCGATTCAAGCAGGTGGCCAGCGGCCTCCAGGAAATGGAAGGCAACAACTTCGGTACTTATTCCCGCGGCCGTCTCGAAAAGACCCAGTCCGACGAAGACACCCTGGCCGACGCCAACATCTGGCAGCTTTTCCGCGCCTATCAGAAGAGTCTGAAGACCAAGATTTCCGAGACTATCCACCACATCGAACTGGATTACGTCACCATTCAGGACCGTCAGCAGGCAATCAACAATTACCTGAGCGTCAATGGTCGCGCCCTGTTCGAAGACCTGCTGGACAACGACTCCCACCCCATCGTGGCAGCCGTTACCTTCATGGCTATGCTGGAGATGATCAAGACCGACGAAATCGTCTTTAGACAGAGCGAACTTTTTGGACCGATCTGGATTTACCGCAAGAAGAACAATGCTGATTATGCCGACGAAATGGCTCGCGAGACCGTGTTCTTCAGCAAGGATCCCGACGTCAAGCCCGGCCTTGTGGAAGCCATCCGTAACCAGGCATTGGCCCGCTCCCAGGAACAGTCTGTGGGAGACTTGGCCGCTGTCATGCGCGAAGCGGTGCAGTGGACCAACAACGGCCGCAGCGTTTCTGACGAAGACTTGACCGCCATGCTGGAAGGCAAGGTGGATATGTCCGACGTGCAGGAAAATCCCTTCGCCGAAATGATGAAGGCAGACGAAGCCGCCGAACAGGCCATGAACGGCACGCCGCAGGAAGGTACAGCACAGGCTGCAGAAGCCGCAGAAAATGCACAGGCTGCGGAAATGGTTAGCGAGCCCGCAGAACCGGCACAAGCCGCCAACGAGTCCATCGAAGAACCGGTCGTTGAACGTCTCGCAGAATTCGCAGACGACGAGTCCACCGAAACTGCCGCAAGCGAAGACCTTGGCGACGAGTTTGAAGATGGCGAGCTTGAAGATGATTTTGAAGACGGCGATGAATTCGAAACCGCAGAAGATGAAGAGGATGACGCCCCCGTCGTCGTAGTCACTTCCGCCGACGATGACGAAGAAGAGCCTGCAGAAGAGCCTGTTGTCGCCAGTGCAGCGGAACAACCCGACGCAACCATCGCAATGACAGAACAGCCTGCCGCAAGCAGCGATCCGTCCCAGATGTCCGACGAGGAATTCGCCGAGTTCATGCGCAAGGCCCAGGAATTCTACAACAACGGCGGTCAGGGCGAAGCCCCGGCAATGCCCATGCCAAAGCCTACCCAGGCCCCCGCCGAACCCGCCGTCAAGCCTGTCGAGGAGCGCCCGGTTTCTGAGACGCCCGCAGCACCTGTCGCACCGGCCCCGGCACCCGCAGACGAAAAAGAAGATGAGGACGAGGGCCCCATCTTCGCTGGCAACGAAATGACCGATGCTGAATATATCGCCTACCTTACCCGCAGTGCCAAGAACTTCGGCAAGAAATAATCCTCAAATTCACGAAATTTGAAAAACTACTAACCAAGCGAACAAATTCTCCGGCATCGGTAAGTAGTTATTTAGTTTATACACAATAAAATTCCGTATTTTGGGACAAAATTTCATTTTAAATTTGAGAATTAGAGAATTTCACAATCCTTTTTCATTCCCAAATGCGATTTTTCGACATTCTTCCGCCCAATTTCAATTACTTTATACAAAACAATACGAACCAAACAGCGATATATATGCCATTTGGTTCGTAAGAATCGCATTTTTCAGCATTTTTGACTGAATGCAGCCAACAATCGTCGCGGCAGTATGCCGAGCTAATCGTCGCTACGGCCGCCCAGCAGCCCGGCGCGGTAAGCCCAGTACAGCAACTGCATAATGGAACCGATAGCGGCCGCCACATAGGTAAGGCCTGCGGCAAAGAGCACTCCGCTTACCGTATTGTATTCGCGACCCTGGGCCACGATGTCCATGCGGGCAAGAGCCT
Coding sequences:
- a CDS encoding segregation/condensation protein A translates to MEQEFLEQEDYEVRIGAFNGPMDLLVYLVQKKEVPLEQISIAEIADQFLKWVNVYSESTSMDLSKAGDFLSMASRLMALKVQELLPAEERDPEMEAEYNEDREALMKEMLEYQRFKQVASGLQEMEGNNFGTYSRGRLEKTQSDEDTLADANIWQLFRAYQKSLKTKISETIHHIELDYVTIQDRQQAINNYLSVNGRALFEDLLDNDSHPIVAAVTFMAMLEMIKTDEIVFRQSELFGPIWIYRKKNNADYADEMARETVFFSKDPDVKPGLVEAIRNQALARSQEQSVGDLAAVMREAVQWTNNGRSVSDEDLTAMLEGKVDMSDVQENPFAEMMKADEAAEQAMNGTPQEGTAQAAEAAENAQAAEMVSEPAEPAQAANESIEEPVVERLAEFADDESTETAASEDLGDEFEDGELEDDFEDGDEFETAEDEEDDAPVVVVTSADDDEEEPAEEPVVASAAEQPDATIAMTEQPAASSDPSQMSDEEFAEFMRKAQEFYNNGGQGEAPAMPMPKPTQAPAEPAVKPVEERPVSETPAAPVAPAPAPADEKEDEDEGPIFAGNEMTDAEYIAYLTRSAKNFGKK